Proteins from a single region of Trichoderma asperellum chromosome 3, complete sequence:
- a CDS encoding uncharacterized protein (EggNog:ENOG41~TransMembrane:14 (i85-109o121-140i152-175o181-202i214-234o246-269i281-301o307-332i344-366o386-406i418-437o443-468i489-511o547-568i)): MSATILLELTTNRSPKDHADTAGDLIQIQMTNDVSFLPNEPEAITTAIAQPERLHTVRSRVANTTDRPSDEIHDQSSRLPFRRLIAAYLCLSIIYFTSSLDINSVALALPVIARDLGAGSSITWTGTAYLMGQAAFQPLYGRLSDIIGRKPVLMLSVGFLVFGDILCANSHTPAWLYACRAISGIGGGGISSIISIIVSDLVSLKDRGKYQGMLNASIGAGSAIGPFLAAALIQKMRIAGISSWRWIFYIPPVLACVSAIASLFFLPLTDVSGSWKAKARQIDWMGLAASLVATICILIPLNLGGTSWAWSSPAVISLMIIGGVAVAVFTIIEKKYARIPLIPLRLFTSKASAILLIQSALYNIVWQVDMYFLPTYLQDVRGFSPLQASALMLPILLFSSVSGILSGPAMAILGRQVISSTKSLILRA, encoded by the exons ATGTCTGCCACCATTCTTCTTGAGTTAACTACCAACCGGTCGCCCAAGGATCATGCAGACACCGCCGGTGACTTGATTCAGATTCAAATGACTAATGATGTTTCGTTCCTGCCGAATGAGCCTGAAGCAATAACCACAGCAATTGCTCAACCCGAGCGTCTGCATACTGTTCGGTCTAGAGTAGCGAACACGACCGATAGACCTAGCGATGAAATACACGACCAGTCATCTCGGCTACCATTTCGGCGCCTTATCGCCGCGTATCTATGCCTTTCAATCATCTACTTTACTTCATCCCTTGACATCAATTCAGTTGCCCTAGCTCTCCCAGTTATCGCCCGCGACCTTggcgctggcagcagcattacTTGGACTGGAACGGCCTATTTGATGGGCCAGGCCGCCTTTCAGCCGCTTTACGGCCGCCTATCTGATATTATCGGTCGGAAACCGGTATTAATGCTCTCTGTTGGttttctcgtctttggcGACATTTTGTGTGCCAATTCCCACACTCCCGCTTGGCTCTACGCGTGTCGTGCCATAAGTGGcattggtggtggcggcattAGTTCTATCATATCAATCATTGTTAGTGATCTCGTGAGCCTTAAAGACAGAGGCAAGTACCAAGGAATGCTTAATGCCTCCATTGGCGCTGGATCGGCTATAGGGCCATTCCTTGCGGCAGCTCTGATACAAAAGATGAGAATAGCGGGGATTTCGAGTTGGAGATGGATCTTTTACATCCCTCCAGTCCTGGCATGCGTTTCTGCTATAGCCTCTCTGTTTTTTCTGCCGTTAACAGATGTCAGTGGAAGTTGGAAGGCTAAGGCAAGGCAAATCGACTGGATGGGCCTTGCAGCTTCTCTAGTAGCAACTATTTGCATCCTG ATACCTCTCAATCTAGGCGGAACGTCCTGGGCATGGAGTAGCCCCGCGGTTATCTCCCTAATGATCATCGGCGGCGTTGCAGTGGCCGTTTTCACTATCATCGAAAAAAAGTATGCTCGCATTCCTCTAATCCCTCTTAGGCTTTTCACCAGCAAAGCCAGCGCAATTCTGCTCATTCAGAGCGCTCTGTACAACATAGTATGGCAAGTAGATATGTATTTTCTGCCAACATATTTACAAGATGTTCGAGGATTCAGTCCTTTGCAAGCTTCTGCGTTGATGCTGCCCATACTTTTATTTTCGAGCGTTTCTGGTATTTTGTCTGGCCCAGCCATGGCGATTCTCGGAAGGCAAGTCATATCATCCACTAAATCCCTAATATTGAGAGCATGA
- a CDS encoding uncharacterized protein (EggNog:ENOG41~SECRETED:SignalP(1-24)) produces the protein MLSHKGIAFLGFATTFLFGNQVSAAPHANEARYPDVPRLNSRDDSSNATTNGTKTSLEPIVPPSIDQNDLSILSLATNVTLAWAGSTANSFTNSSPQRRMLKRDGGILSQALMTFAYPTIPLDHSLYVSDVSCTKGSLTGTLSDNAYGFAKKEWTGANDIVFVTSVDGCGLDNQNDFFHAKSISFSDSNKSFTATGSSAALKAVAVHVNLKWGDVGSTQVKRAVDKRDMFEAHPLAARDTESVTLSWNYWLNDDDHLGTDPDAPWPNAAPLEKWGSEGGEEDDSYEKGEVADPSGHHKRSNETSSSVSTHSARDLEYGLALYCVECGFGGSATLWGEIDASLWTLSVDTLQVGINANFEAGLNLGMEAFFKYEKEWSKELARLNLGGFEIPLLIDVGPFISVSVDAEVTIDATGTLLIGASVSWDNIDIMLDLLHSGNSHANGLSPTFQHTAEASGELHLEASLGLPIKLGVGISILDGEFEVDAAIVDTPSIVAEGAFEISASVGEDGEIEVDLDGTCYGIAWDIHFENTLQAVLEGDFVGSDTFDLIPPQESAPIAQGCIGYVNDGTDDNDSGNPQGKGASTGMGGNGLNSGGLGLAGSGSGSNSGPNSGSGSGKGSSSSKSTSTAKSTSTAKSTSTAKSTSTAKSTSTAKSTSTAKSTSKSTSTTKSTSTSTKPASTCTPSSTAIVNPKVPTGLTCKKSVNQANVNTTFNVGKATTVNNVSLCATSCLKNPNCASFTYSGSKVCQLYNKAVKSLGVTTKKSQPQLTFYDKGCFVYNTCPK, from the exons ATGCTATCCCATAAAGGCATCGCCTTTCTAGGCTTTGCCAcaacttttctctttggcaATCAAGTCTCTGCCGCTCCGCATGCCAATGAGGCCCGATATCCCGATGTGCCTCGCCTCAACAGTCGCGATGACTCTTCCAACGCTACAACAAATGGCACGAAAACGAGCCTAGAACCTATTGTTCCTCCGAGCATTGACCAGAACGACCTCTcaattctttctcttgccacTAATGTCACATTAGCATGGGCCGGCTCGACTGCCAACTCATTCACCAACTCAAGCCCTCAGCGGCGAATGCTAAAGCGCGATGGCGGTATATTGTCTCAAGCCCTTATGACATTTGCCTACCCAACAATCCCGCTTGACCATTCTTTATACGTATCTGATGTTAGCTGCACTAAGGGTAGCCTGACTGGCACTCTAAGCGATAATGCCTATGGATTTGCGAAGAAAGAGTGGACTGGGGCAAATGATATTGTTTTTGTAACATCTGTGGATGGCTGTGGCCTGGACAATCAAAACGACTTTTTTCATGCTAAATCTATCTCTTTTTCCGATAGCAACAAAAGTTTCACGGCCACTGGATCCTCAGCTGCTCTCAAAGCTGTAGCCGTCCATGTGAATCTCAAATGGGGCGACGTTGGATCCACACAAGTGAAGCGCGCTGTTGATAAGAGAGAC ATGTTCGAGGCGCACCCCCTTGCAGCTCGGGATACAGAATCAGTTACCTTATCCTGGAATTACTGGCTTAACGACGACGATCACCTCGGTACCGATCCCGATGCGCCATGGCCAAACGCCGCTCCATTGGAGAAATGGGGTTCTGAGggaggtgaagaagatgattcTTACGAGAAGGGCGAAGTCGCAGACCCTAGCGGTCACCATAAGCGCTCAAACGAAACGTCTTCATCTGTTTCTACTCATTCTGCCCGTGATCTCGAATACGGTTTGGCTCTCTACTGCGTTGAATGTGGCTTTGGAGGCTCAGCAACGCTCTGGGGTGAAATAGACGCATCTCTCTGGACTCTTTCGGTCGATACGCTGCAAGTGGGAATCAACGCCAACTTTGAAGCAGGACTCAATCTTGGCATGGAGGCGTTTTTTAAATATGAAAAAGAATGGAGCAAAGAACTAGCCAGACTTAATCTGGGCGGTTTCGAGATTCCCCTTCTAATTGACGTTGGTCCATTCATCAGTGTCTCAGTAGACGCTGAGGTGACTATCGATGCAACTGGCACCCTGCTCATCGGCGCCTCCGTATCTTGGGACAACATTGACATTATGCTGGATTTGCTTCATTCTGGCAACAGCCATGCAAATGGCCTTTCGCCTACCTTCCAACATACAGCCGAGGCTTCGGGTGAGCTTCATCTCGAGGCATCGCTAGGTCTGCCCATCAAGCTAGGCGTTGGCATCAGTATTCTTGATGGGGAGTTTGAGGTAGACGCTGCTATAGTGGACACTCCTTCAATTGTCGCTGAGGGCGCGTTTGAAATATCGGCCTCAGTCGGAGAGGATGGTGAAATCGAGGTCGATCTTGATGGCACCTGCTACGGTATTGCTTGGGATATTCATTTTGAGAATACGCTTCAAGCTGTTTTAGAAGGAGATTTCGTTGGTTCGGATACATTTGACCTCATTCCTCCTCAGGAGAGCGCTCCCATTGCTCAAGGGTGCATCGGATACGTAAACGATGGCACTGATGACAACGATTCAGGCAATCCCCAAGGTAAAGGTGCTAGCACCGGCATGGGCGGCAACGGCTTGAACAGCGGTGGTCTTGGCTTAGCCGGCTCTGGTTCGGGCTCCAATTCCGGCCCCAATTCCGGCTCTGGTAGCGGAAAGGGCTCCAGCAGTTCCAAGAGTACCAGCACTGCCAAGAGCACAAGCACTGCCAAGAGCACAAGCACTGCCAAGAGCACAAGCACTGCTAAGAGCACAAGCACTGCTAAGAGCACAAGCACTGCCAAGAGCACAAGCAAGAGCACCAGCACTACGAaaagcaccagcaccagcacaaAGCCAGCCAGCACTTGCACGCCATCTTCAACGGCCATCGTGAATCCCAAAGTTCCTACAGGACTCACTTGCAAGAAGTCGGTTAACCAAGCAAATGTAAATACTACCTTTAATGTTGGTAAGGCTACCACAGTAAATAATGTCAGCCTCTGTGCTACCAGCTGTCTTAAGAACCCCAACTGCGCGAGTTTTACATATAGCGGCAGCAAAGTGTGCCAGCTATACAACAAAGCTGTCAAGAGTTTGGGGGTGACAACTAAGAAGAGCCAACCCCAGCTGACATTTTATGACAAGGGGTGCTTTGTATACAACACATGTCCGAAATAG
- a CDS encoding uncharacterized protein (EggNog:ENOG41~SECRETED:SignalP(1-20)), with translation MKTALQILAVLPFLATSIVATNPATTCRTELGTKSVKHVSTVTKTSTSSHQPTTTVTVRPTVTSYVGLWYTITGFTTKTKTITDSTVTDTFSTTSTVFSVETDTITATVTTTTTNTDTASSTSTTVVPTTQGFRNIQDTVNSDVLNRRAVGHPHPPRAQVQKPHGLQASMYPTKVDCTKILPNTKTQTVHSTAHPVTETIFYWREITKTNTLTSTKTVVPADVSSTITSTFTSSVTTFTTTFETSTVTASTTTTAVIPGPTVYDACTGLNTFGPNFSSGGKSYYAVNVANNGPGVGSDFNTVADGASTATDCCNACQNFGTCETFIFRPRNRNCFLLYHPGETCSSQLNHPNFILSISGSDSGEGYVVGNGNCGYTYSGNSDGSVFNVNQ, from the exons ATGAAGACTGCACTTCAAATTTTGGCAGTTTTGCCATTCTTAGCGACTTCTATCGTTGCTACTAACCCAGCAACCACTTGCCGTACTGAACTTGGCACGAAATCGGTAAAACATGTGTCTACTGTCACCAAAACATCTACCAGCAGCCATCAGCCAACCACGACTGTCACTGTTCGCCCAACGGTGACGAGTTACGTTGGTCTGTGGTACACTATTACTGGATTTACCACCAAGACGAAGACTATCACAGATAGCACTGTGACAGACACTTTTTCCACCACGTCTACGGTGTTTTCCGTTGAGACGGACACAATTACGGCTACAGTGaccacaaccacaacaaATACCGACACTGCCTCGTCAACTTCGACCACCGTGGTGCCAACTACTCAAGGCTTCCGAAACATTCAGGATACTGTTAACTCGGATGTTCTCAATCGCCGTGCTGTCGGCCACCCTCACCCTCCCCGTGCTCAAGTGCAGAAACCTCATGGTCTTCAGGCCTCGATGTATCCTACTAAAGTAGACT GTACTAAGATCCTGCCCAATACCAAGACCCAGACTGTGCATTCCACTGCGCACCCAGTCACAGAAACCATTTTCTATTGGAGGGAGATTACCAAGACCAATACTCTTACGTCTACCAAGACTGTTGTTCCCGCTGATGTTTCATCAACAATTACTTCCACTTTCACATCTAGTGTGACAACCTTCACAACAACCTTCGAGACCAGCACTGTTACAgcttccaccaccaccacggccGTCATCCCTGGCCCTACCGTCTATGACGCGTGTACCGGACTGAATACGTTTGGCCCTAACTTCAGCAGTGGTGGTAAATCTTATTATGCTGTCAATGTCGCCAACAACGGACCAGGAGTCGGTTCCGATTTCAACACTGTGGCTGATGGCGCTAGCACTGCAACAGACTGCTGCAATGCCTGCCAGAATTTCGGAACTTGCGAGACGTTCATTTTCAGACCAAGGAACAGGAACTGCTTTTTGCTGTACCACCCAGGCGAGACATGCTCATCACAGCTTAACCATCCCAACTtcatcctctccatctccgGCAGCGACTCTGGTGAAGGATATGTCGTTGGTAACGGCAACTGCGGTTACACTTACAGTGGTAACAGTGATGGCTCAGTCTTTAACGTTAACCAGTAA
- a CDS encoding uncharacterized protein (EggNog:ENOG41~MEROPS:MER0031611): MTSILSAYELGQGFPVLIIHGWQAEGKVEELDFEPIFCKTPGLLRIYVDLPGMGATPADNVTDLDDIYLRLVHFIDSRLQKLRFVLIGTSCGGYLARAIAQKYRDQVDGLLLRVPLIEPKDSMRDLDPYTPLVENKELMSNVPTEDKNLLGNVLVQTPAYIKTLKAKYEKVYLPAERAADKKALDPIREDPQRYELSNSLNDKNAKFLAPTTLIICGRQDEVVGYRDSIRLLELYPRSTYAVLDRGTHGLPIDETGVFEALVHDWIFRVNEWRGRTGV; encoded by the coding sequence ATGACCTCTATTTTATCTGCATATGAGCTCGGACAAGGCTTTCCCGTCCTAATTATTCACGGATGGCAGGCGGAAGGAAAAGTCGAAGAGCTAGATTTTGAGCCAATCTTTTGTAAAACACCAGGACTTCTCCGAATTTACGTGGATCTTCCAGGCATGGGCGCCACACCTGCCGATAATGTCACAGATCTCGACGATATATATCTTCGCTTAGTACATTTCATTGATTCTCGGCTCCAGAAGTTAAGATTCGTTCTTATCGGTACCTCATGTGGCGGCTATCTTGCACGTGCCATAGCTCAAAAATATCGCGATCAAGTCGATGGCTTACTACTACGTGTACCGCTTATTGAACCCAAAGATAGCATGCGAGATCTTGATCCTTACACCCCTTTGGTAGAAAACAAGGAACTCATGTCAAATGTGCCAACTGAAGACAAGAACCTTCTTGGCAATGTTCTTGTTCAAACACCTGCTTACATCAAGACCTTAAAGGCAAAATATGAGAAGGTTTACCTTCCGGCAGAGAGAGCAGCAGATAAAAAAGCGCTGGACCCGATACGAGAAGATCCGCAGCGATATGAGTTATCTAACTCTTTGAACGATAAAAACGCCAAGTTTCTCGCCCCCACCACCCTTATTATATGTGGTCGGCAGGACGAAGTCGTGGGTTACCGAGACAGTATCCGCCTCCTGGAGCTTTATCCTCGATCAACATATGCTGTTCTGGATCGTGGTACTCATGGCCTTCCTATAGATGAGACTGGTGTTTTCGAAGCGCTTGTTCACGATTGGATATTCCGTGTTAATGAATGGAGAGGTCGCACAGGTGTATAG
- a CDS encoding uncharacterized protein (EggNog:ENOG41) — protein sequence MSKIFSSIRSTYRAASVAIDSGHTPNEMRRSFELVQMCHRDLQLLIKLRHEHLHLLEDQTLSLERLNAVIEKVHGDMVAAYRIVEKYRPGLHSGKTSLQHRIAWASHDSQELQMLGPIISQHHAAVLAEITFLRSLTIISATQNDAGKAKEGISSQKQKIFDNTDLLEDLMGDAAASPNLLPTAPLTEVSARASIPNLLTNQVYCDLPEPVIPNLIPHQQPFSIHQPTEQFSSIWMPSAETSLESHLRNQRVVLNQSDHSGLSLLLEGVSNPSLNQTLKTLAQPSYTLSSDQMCQPLLPSYSFSLIGDDFAPSPHAQYSLISKPSTLSLGSRETPSHQISEMQRNTISDLSVNYSHLHSLQPTPSSKTTALASISIAPLASEFSQNNPPNQHFAEQYQYADNSTKEDDPQFSPRIEMRSNKLYELQGSERSREQLVSQ from the exons ATGAGcaaaattttctcttctattcGTTCAACTTACCGTGCAGCCAGTGTGGCTATTGACAGCGGGCACACCCCAAATGAAATGCGCCGCAGCTTTGAGCTTGTGCAAATGTGCCACCGAGACCTACAGCTTCTTATTAAACTTCGCCACGAGCATCTTCACCTTCTGGAAGATCAGACCCTGTCACTTGAGCGTCTTAATGCCGTCATTGAAAAAGTACATGGTGACATGGTCGCCGCGTATCGCATTGTCGAAAAATATCGACCGGGACTGCATAGTGGTAAAACATCGCTGCAACATCGTATAGCATGGGCTAGTCATGATTCTCAAGAGCTTCAAATGCTAGGACCAATCATAAGTCAGCATCATGCAGCTGTGTTAGCTGAGATTACGTTTCTCAGGAGCCTTACAATTATCAGCGCAACGCAAAATGACGCAGGGAAAGCGAAAGAGGGTATTTCCTCacagaaacagaaaataTTCGATAATACAGATCTTTTAGAGGACTTAAtgggtgatgctgctg CTTCTCCAAATCTGCTGCCCACTGCTCCGCTAACTGAAGTCAGCGCCAGGGCAAGTATACCTAACCTGTTGACAAATCAGGTGTACTGTGATCTACCCGAGCCCGTTATTCCCAATCTCATTCCTCACCAACAACCATTCAGTATTCATCAACCAACTGAAcaattttcttctatttGGATGCCAAGTGCCGAGACAAGTCTGGAGAGTCATCTACGCAACCAACGAGTGGTTTTGAATCAAAGCGATCATTCAGGATTGTCTCTTCTGCTCGAGGGTGTTTCAAATCCAAGCCTCAATCAGACATTGAAGACGCTGGCTCAGCCTTCTTACACTTTATCTAGTGACCAAATGTGTCAGCCATTGCTGCCATCATATTCATTCTCTCTTATTGGCGATGACTTCGCTCCAAGCCCCCATGCTCAGTATTCTCTAATCTCTAAACCTTCCACTCTGTCTCTGGGTTCAAGAGAAACGCCCAGCCACCAAATATCCGAAATGCAGCGCAATACAATCTCGGATCTTTCTGTTAACTATTCACACCTCCACTCTCTTCAACCAACTCCATCATCGAAGACAACAGCCCTGGCTTCGATTTCAATAGCTCCTCTTGCATCGGAATTTTCGCAAAACAATCCTCCGAATCAACACTTTGCGGAACAGTATCAATATGCAGATAATAGCACAAAGGAAGATGATCCGCAATTTAGTCCACGGATAGAGATGAGAAGCAACAAGCTTTATGAGTTGCAAGGATCTGAAAGGTCTCGAGAACAATTGGTATCTCAATAG
- a CDS encoding uncharacterized protein (EggNog:ENOG41~TransMembrane:10 (i85-109o121-140i152-175o181-202i214-234o246-269i281-301o307-332i353-373o393-413i)), translated as MSATILLELTTNRSPKDHADTAGDLIQIQMTNDVSFLPNEPEAITTAIAQPERLHTVRSRVANTTDRPSDEIHDQSSRLPFRRLIAAYLCLSIIYFTSSLDINSVALALPVIARDLGAGSSITWTGTAYLMGQAAFQPLYGRLSDIIGRKPVLMLSVGFLVFGDILCANSHTPAWLYACRAISGIGGGGISSIISIIVSDLVSLKDRGKYQGMLNASIGAGSAIGPFLAAALIQKMRIAGISSWRWIFYIPPVLACVSAIASLFFLPLTDVSGSWKAKARQIDWMGLAASLVATICILIPLNLGGTSWAWSSPAVISLMIIGGVAVAVFTIIEKKYARIPLIPLRLFTSKASAILLIQSALYNIVWQVDMYFLPTYLQDVRGFSPLQASALMLPILLFSSVSGILSGPAMAILGSYDYIYHPGIFLWLFGVCLKMMFSQTTSVGTYLGALLVEGWGIGCVFQPGLVALHAHCPPKDRAVATSTRNLFRMLGSVIGMTIATALQSAVTQAALSDNVPASVLSQVKMGTWRFGTTSWDQDISYARFKGFQAVFAMEIPFMVLCFLGCFGIPSATLGGDDQITERDDHFSLQERN; from the exons ATGTCTGCCACCATTCTTCTTGAGTTAACTACCAACCGGTCGCCCAAGGATCATGCAGACACCGCCGGTGACTTGATTCAGATTCAAATGACTAATGATGTTTCGTTCCTGCCGAATGAGCCTGAAGCAATAACCACAGCAATTGCTCAACCCGAGCGTCTGCATACTGTTCGGTCTAGAGTAGCGAACACGACCGATAGACCTAGCGATGAAATACACGACCAGTCATCTCGGCTACCATTTCGGCGCCTTATCGCCGCGTATCTATGCCTTTCAATCATCTACTTTACTTCATCCCTTGACATCAATTCAGTTGCCCTAGCTCTCCCAGTTATCGCCCGCGACCTTggcgctggcagcagcattacTTGGACTGGAACGGCCTATTTGATGGGCCAGGCCGCCTTTCAGCCGCTTTACGGCCGCCTATCTGATATTATCGGTCGGAAACCGGTATTAATGCTCTCTGTTGGttttctcgtctttggcGACATTTTGTGTGCCAATTCCCACACTCCCGCTTGGCTCTACGCGTGTCGTGCCATAAGTGGcattggtggtggcggcattAGTTCTATCATATCAATCATTGTTAGTGATCTCGTGAGCCTTAAAGACAGAGGCAAGTACCAAGGAATGCTTAATGCCTCCATTGGCGCTGGATCGGCTATAGGGCCATTCCTTGCGGCAGCTCTGATACAAAAGATGAGAATAGCGGGGATTTCGAGTTGGAGATGGATCTTTTACATCCCTCCAGTCCTGGCATGCGTTTCTGCTATAGCCTCTCTGTTTTTTCTGCCGTTAACAGATGTCAGTGGAAGTTGGAAGGCTAAGGCAAGGCAAATCGACTGGATGGGCCTTGCAGCTTCTCTAGTAGCAACTATTTGCATCCTG ATACCTCTCAATCTAGGCGGAACGTCCTGGGCATGGAGTAGCCCCGCGGTTATCTCCCTAATGATCATCGGCGGCGTTGCAGTGGCCGTTTTCACTATCATCGAAAAAAAGTATGCTCGCATTCCTCTAATCCCTCTTAGGCTTTTCACCAGCAAAGCCAGCGCAATTCTGCTCATTCAGAGCGCTCTGTACAACATAGTATGGCAAGTAGATATGTATTTTCTGCCAACATATTTACAAGATGTTCGAGGATTCAGTCCTTTGCAAGCTTCTGCGTTGATGCTGCCCATACTTTTATTTTCGAGCGTTTCTGGTATTTTGTCTGGCCCAGCCATGGCGATTCTCGGAAG CTACGACTATATATACCATCCAGGCATCTTTCTGTGGTTGTTTGGCGTCTGCTTAAAAATGATGTTCAGCCAAACCACGAGCGTTGGGACTTATTTGGGAGCATTATTAGTTGAGGGCTGGGGTATTGGATGTGTATTTCAGCCAG GTCTCGTTGCTCTGCATGCACATTGCCCACCCAAAGATCGTGCGGTTGCGACGTCAACGCGGAACCTCTTCCGAATGCTCGGTTCCGTCATTGGTATGACAATCGCAACTGCTTTGCAGAGTGCTGTTACACAGGCGGCCTTGTCCGACAATGTCCCAGCTTCAGTGCTCTCGCAAGTTAAGATGGGAACGTGGCGATTCGGCACTACATCTTGGGACCAAGACATATCTTATGCCAGGTTTAAAGGTTTCCAAGCGGTGTTTGCAATGGAAATTCCTTTCATGGTACTCTGTTTCCTTGGTTGTTTTGGTATACCCAGTGCAACGTTAGGGGGAGACGACCAAATAACAGAAAGAGACGATCACTTTTCGCTACAAGAGAGAAATTAA
- a CDS encoding uncharacterized protein (EggNog:ENOG41~TransMembrane:2 (o120-142i256-275o)) yields MNAETSMAWTCPSTYTITTGISSGHISTSWACTATTSSNQNTQTTSSISSSSTTASITSTTKPSLPISDSPSGPTSASTEFSDTRTAYTTTEISATPIPTSSQIITPIRQHTGISTGATAGIAVGCAAAGLVIGLLASLLLLRRRKHREITHDVAIVAPKPSPLIHDIDSSSSGTGIQLSQYLLDGVPDQDIVSELQALGELICQHVEDNYTLQPVDANIQVLLQSLQRLELESKTSGLDTELMVSLSARSNTRYIALRCVIAAVIFASIDFHSVSHYSMLPRPAAEIILSMPAAEYGANNTLAFSQALSTWRRLSAFLLHSNRSQRTPLQMNQTTVATQAQRLTTSLVDFLGVFVRPGRESLQADHLREVITECAKFGYVLFSQPAEWKFNFEGTSMVNGNRHSVVVCPGLEKYSDHNGTPYTKLRRVAAPVEVAV; encoded by the exons ATGAATGCAGAAACCTCAATGGCCTGGACCTGCCCTTCGActtatactattactactggTATATCTTCCGGACATATTTCAACATCCTGGGCTTGTACCGCGACCACATCTTCCAATCAAAACACTCAGACGACGAGTTCCATAAGCAGTTCATCGACCACTGCTTCTATTACGTCTACTACAAAACCAAGCCTCCCGATATCCGATAGCCCAAGCGGCCCTACCTCTGCCTCTACTGAATTTTCGGATACTCGCACTGCCTATACAACAACTGAAATAAGTGCAACTCCTATTCCAACATCTTCGCAAATTATTACACCTATTCGCCAGCATACGGGAATCTCTACTGGTGCTACAGCTGGAATTGCGGTTGGctgtgctgcagctggcctCGTTATCGGTCTTCTCGCTTCCCTGCTTTTATTACGCCGCCGAAAGCACAGGGAAATTACCCATGATGTGGCAATTGTTGCTCCCAAGCCGTCTCCATTGATACATGATATCGATTCCAGTAGTTCTGGCACGGGCATACAACTGAGTCAATATCTCCTTGACGGAGTTCCAGATCAAGATATTGTGAGCGAATTACAAGCCTTGGGGGAGCTTATCTGCCAGCATGTCGAGGATAACTATACTCTTCAGCCGGTAGACGCTAACATACAGGTTTTATTGCAATCACTTCAGAGACTTGAGCTGGAATCCAAAACCTCGGGGTTAGACACCGAATTGATGGTCTCTTTAAGTGCCAGGAGCAATACTCGATATATTGCCCTCCGCTGTGTTATTGCAGCTGTTATATTCGCCAGCATTGACTTCCACTCCGTTAGCCATTATTCAATGCTCCCCAGACCTGCAGCTGAAATTATTCTATCTATGCCTGCTGCTGAATACGGGGCCAACAATACTCTAG ccttttCTCAGGCATTATCGACTTGGCGCCGCTTATCcgctttccttctccattCAAACCGCAGCCAGCGTACTCCTTTGCAAATGAACCAAACCACAGTCGCGACACAAGCCCAACGTCTAACTACTTCTTTGGTCGATTTTCTCGGCGTTTTTGTTAGGCCGGGAAGAGAGAGCCTGCAGGCTGATCATTTACGAGAAGTTATAACAGAATGTGCAAAGTTTGGCTATGTACTTTTCTCTCAGCCGGCTGAATGGAAGTTCAATTTTGAAGGGACTTCTATGGTAAATGGAAATAGGCATTCTGTAGTGGTATGCCCTGGATTAGAAAAATACAGCGATCATAATGGAACGCCATATACGAAGCTACGAAGAGTTGCGGCTCCTGTCGAAGTAGCTGTTTAA